In the genome of Methanococcoides burtonii DSM 6242, the window TGAGATATATGTGATCTGGAAGACATACAAATAATCTAACAGAGGGGATACCATGAGCTTTACCAATATTGCAGGCACCATAAAAGAAGTGCCAAAACCGATCGAAAGGAAGAGAACGACCTTTGATGATATCAAAAAAATTGCGACTAAAACTAAAAGGGTAATGTACCCAATTTCGGGAATTGTGGGACAGGAAATGATGCTTCGGGCATTGATACTGAATGCCATTAATCCATCCATCGGAGGAGTTCTGGTACGAGGTCAGAAAGGAACGGCAAAATCAACCGCAGTGAGAGGATTAGCAGAGATCTTGCCGGATATTGAAGTAATAGATGGATGCCAATACAACTGTGACCCGCTTGACCCAAACACTTTCTGCTGGGAATGTGTGGACAAACAGAGAAAGGGCCAGATAAAGGTAGAAAAAATACCGATGAAAGTTGTAGACCTTCCAGTAGGAGCTACTGAGGACAGAGTTGTTGGAAGTCTCGATATTGAGAAAGCTGTAAAGGAAGGTACACAGGCATTTGAACCGGGTATTCTTGCCAATGCAAATAGAAATATCCTTTATGTGGATGAGATCAACCTTCTGGATGATTTTGTAGTGGATGCATTGCTTGATGCTGCTGCAATGAACGTAAATACGGTGGAAAGAGAAGGTATAAGTGTCAGCCACCCTGCCAATTTCATTATCGTAGGTAGCATGAACCCGGAGGAAGGAGAACTTCGACCACAGCTTCTTGACAGAATAGCCCTTCAGGTCGAAGTAGAGGGAATTACCGATATTGAGCAAAGGGTAGAGATCATTGAAAGAAGGAACAAATTCAATGATGACCCACAAGGATTCAGAAGGGATTTTGAATCTGAACAGGATAAGTTGCGTACCAAGATAATCAAAGCAAAACAGGCTATCGCCAGAATATCCGCAACAAGAGATAATCTGCGAACAATTGCGAAAATATGTGTCGCTTTCAATGTTGATGGTCATAGAGCCGATATTATGATAGAGCGTACTGCACGCACAAATGCAGCCTATGAAGGCAGAGAAAGGATCACCAACGAGGATATCATAGAGGCCGCAGAGATGGTACTGCCTCATAGAATGAGAAAGAAACCATTCGAGGAAGAGGAGTTCAGTGCGGAACAACTTCGGGCTGTAGTTAACGGAACTGTATAAGACAGGTATATCGAATGAAGGATGGAGTTACTGCATTTCGTTTGAGAAAAAGCCTTGACAGAAACTATGATGTCGGGGTATTCAATCCAGGCAGACCTGTAATGGGTATTCGCCTGCCCCTTACAGAACTATCTCAGATAAGTGGAACCGATACCAAAGCAGTTCATGAAAAGCTCACATCGGGAACATGGTCGATACAACCGGAAGATGTGAAAGAGATATTTATTATAGCTGATAACGACCATGTGATAGTTGATCCGAAGAATTTCTTCGATTCATTTAAGAAAGAGTCAGAGATGGAAACGGTCTTAGAGGAAGAACAGGAATTTTCCAGGAATGATGACCATGCTATTATGAAGATAACTGTTCCTGAGAAAATTGCCAAGCAAGGGGTCAATGGGCCTGTAGAGGAGGCAATCGATGAGATAGAGGTCCATCTTGTTCCAAAGGAATATAAACCAAAGATCGAATCCGGTCCTAAACGGATAAAGAAAGAAACTCCCATACTTATCAAAAAGAACAAGCAGACCGTGGTAGCGGATATCCCCAGACCAAGGGAAGAGATTCCACAGATAATTCCAGAGGAAAGGCATAATTTGGGATTACAGGAACCAGAAGAGAAAGTATATAACACTCCGATAATCGAAGAATCTGCCCCGGTTTTTGAGACAGGAAAAGATACTGCTGAATGTGAAAGGGAACAGGATGGTGTTTCTGAAAATATACCAAAAACAGAACTAAAGACAAAAGCAAAGCCTGAAAAAGATGACCCCCTCGAAGATGAGAAAGCGGTAAGCAAGATACTTACGGATTTTGCAAAGAACAAGCAGAAGAAGAAGGTCGTTTCCGGAAGGTTGAAATCGGGAAGACGGGCGGAGGTTCTCACCAAGGGTAAGAGAGGGCGATATGTCAGATATAAGATGCCAGAAGATAAGATAACAGATATCGCCATTGCGCCCACTGTGCGTGCAGCAGCATACCACGCCAAGGACGGGAAGATACGCATTAAAAAGAGCGATATCAGGGAAAAGATAAGGCGACGAAGAATATCCACGCTTATAAATATCGTTTTTGATACTTCCGATTCGATGGATGAAAAAGAGAAGATCAAGATCACCACAGATGTTGTTCTCGCACTTCTCAAAGATGCATACCAGAGAAGAGACAGAGTATCTCTTGTCACATATAACGGAAGATAGGCAGAACTCGTGCTACCGTTCACTTCGTCAGTGGAGTCTGCAAAGAGATATCTGGAAAAGGTACCTTTTGGGGGAACCACACCAATGGCCTCAGGAATACTGACAGGAGTTCAGACCATCCTTCAGGAATTGAAGCGCGAACCTTCGGCTGTTCCTATTATGATACTCGTGACAGATGGTACTGTCAACGTCCCATTGAATCGTGGCGGAAGCATAGAAAGGGAACTGCTACAGGTATGCAAGGGTGTTACTGATTACAGGATAAACATGCTTGTTGTAGATATCAGTAGAAATGGAAGTGAGCTTGCGGAAAAGCTGGCAGATGTTGCCTGTGGTAAATATTACCATCCAGTACTTTTAAGTAAAGAAACACTTTATTCTGCTATAAAAGGAGAGCGTGACGATTTGACAGATATTACATCTTCTGCCTCCAATCTTCGATGAGGCCGGGTCGTTACCACCGGACTGCAAGCGCAGTTATTTTTTAAACATAAAAGGCAGGATAACATGTTAGAAGTTCTTCAGGAATCACTCCGTAAAGCACCTATTGTAATAAGAGGCGAATATCCATATTTCATACACCCGATCTCAGATGGAATCCCATCCCTTGAGCCGGAGCTGCTGGATGAGATCGCAGACCATATGATAGATATTGCGGGAAAAGATTACGATAGGATAGTTTCTATCGAAGCAATGGGAATTCCACTGGCAACGGTACTTTCAATGAAGACAGGAAAACCCATGTCCATTGTCAGGAAGAGGCAGTACGGACTTGAGGGCGAGGTAATCCTTTCACAGAGCACAGGATATTCAAAAGGCGAGCTTTACATCAATGGCATTAGCAAAGGAGAGACTGTCCTTGTTGTGGACGATGTTATCAGTACAGGCGGTACATTGAAAGCCCTTCTCCCGGCACTTGAGAACATGGGTGCGAACATCTGTAATGTCATCGTAGTGATCAGCAGAGGCGATGGTGCTGCAAAGATGAGCGATATGGGCTATAATGTCAATACCCTTGTGAAGATAGATGTCGATATGGACGGAGTCTCTATTCTGGAGGTGGCAGGTGAGCAGCAGTGAGCCTTTCAATTTTCAGATAGACTATATAATTGAGGTAATAAGGAAAGTCCAACCTGAGATGATCGGACTGCAATTTCCAGAGGGTTTTAAGAGGCGAAGTCCTGCTATTGCTTCAGAGATAAGTGAAGCTACAGGAGTGGAAATAATTATTTCTGCGAATCCCTGTTATGGTGCTTGTGACCTCGATATACCCATACTTGAGAACGTTGACCTGCTTTTCCATTTCGGACATGCACAACTTGATGATAACAGGTATAGCGACAAGGTCATTTTTATAGAGACACGCTCCGATGCGGATGTCAAGGGTGTTGTTGTCAAGGCCTTAGAGGAACTCCAGGGGAAGAAAGTGGGACTTCTGACAACTGTACAGCATGTCCATAAATTACCGGAGGTTCGGGAGATACTTGAGAACAACGGTAAGGTCGTAGCCATAGGAAGAGGCGATAGTAAGATAGCATATGCAGGACAGGTACTTGGATGCAATTTCTCGGTTGCTGACGACCTGGACTGTGAGGAGTTCCTGTATATTGGCAGTGGAGGATTCCATCCACTTGGTGTTTCGCTTGCCACTGGAAAGAGGGTACTTATTGCAGATCCTTTCTCAAAGGATGTGAGGGAGGTCGATCCTTCCCTTATCATGCGTCAGCGTAGTGCAGCAATTGCGAAGTCATTGGATGCCGAGTCTTTCGGGATCATTGTTTCCAGTAAACCAGGGCAGTACAGAATGGAACTTGCCAGGGAACTTAAAGGACTTGCCGAGGAGAAGGGGAAGACCGCCTATATATTGATACTTGATCTTATCACGCCTGACCAGATGCTACAGTTCAAAGTGGATGCTTTTGTGAGCACTGCATGTCCGCGGCTTGCTGTAGATGAGGTGGGAAGGTTCTCCGCACCAATGCTTACCCCACAGGAATTCGAGATCGTTCTCGGAAAACGTGAGTGGGAAGACATGGTCTTTGATGAGATAAGAGGAGACTGAAGATCATGAAGCAACGCAAGCTCGAAATAGTTCTTGAAAAGGTAAAGGGGTTCGAGAATCCTGATATAACTCTTGAACAATACCCAACACCGGCTTTGCTTGCGGCAGAGATGCTACATTTTGCATTCATGAAGGGAGATCTTGAAGGTACGGTCTATGATCTGGGGTGCGGTACAGGAATGCTTGCCATAGGTGCAGCAATGCTTGGAGCTGAGAAGGTCGTAGGGTTCGATTCAGACTCAGGCGCACTGGATATCGCCCGAGAGAATGCAGAGATTTTCGGTGTGGATGTGGAATTTGAGTGTAAGGATATCAGACAGGTAAGGGGACATGCAGATACTGTGGTCATGAATCCACCTTTTGGTGCACAGGTTAAGGGAAGTGACAGACCGTTCCTTAAAACCGCAATGAGAGTGGCGGATGTGACATATTCCATACACAATAGTGGAAGTCTGGCGTTCGTAAAAAAGTTCATTCAACCTGCGATTATTACAGAATGGTACAATACTGGATTTCCGATAAAACGAACATTTAAATTCCATAAAAAAGATGTAGAAAGAATTGAGATTGAAATATACAGGATCATTACAGATAATTGCCAGTCCGATAAAAACTAATTGCTGGCGTATTTAAATTTAGATGAGGGATTCCTATTAGAATAAGAAACCGAAAGAAAACGACCAGAAGGAACATGAACTCCTTGGGCGAGAAGCCAGAGGTCGAAGAGGAAGTATTAAGCACTGCCAGTGAAAAGGTAAATGTGGCAGAAAAGAAGGTAGAGAAGAGGAAAACCGAGGTAACTAAGACCGATAAGGAAGATGATCACGTGGAAGAGGAACAACATGGAGATAAGGTCCTGGTAATGCCTGGAGACATTATCGGCACTACCGAGGAATTTGAAGCAGGGGCTAATACTTACAATGTCAGAGGCGACATTCATTCACTTGCGACCGGATTCGTAATGGTGAACAATAAACGCAGGATGATATCAGTAAAACCAACTACAAGCATGCCACCAACTATAAAAAAGGGTGACATATTGATAGGAACGGTTGTTAATGTTCGCGATTCTATGGCACTTGTGCAGATAGAAGGTATCAAGGGTGTCGTTGACCGCCAGTTCATCAAACCCGGAATTGCTGCTATTCACGTGTCCAATGTGAAAGAATCATACGTTAAAGAAATGTCAAAGGAATTCGCTGTAGCTGATGTTGTTAAGGCGAAGGTCATCAACCTTGAGAATATGAGGATGACCACTTCCGGAAATGAACTTGGAGTAATGGTCTCAACATGTGCCAACTGTGGAAGTACGTTGAAGAAAGATGATCAGGTATTGAAGTGCCCTGAATGCGGACGTACAGAGTCACGTAAGATATCCTCCGATTACGGCACTGGTATTATTTAAGTTCAACAATAAGGAGATTACAATATGGAACTTAAGATCTTAGAAAAATCTGATGATGAGATGAAAATGGAGATAGCTGGAGAGAGTCATACACTCTTGAACATGCTCAAGATCATCCTTCTTGAAGATGAGCGCGTACATACCGCGTCCTATGATATGAAACACGTAACGATCAGTGAGCCCGTTCTTTTCATTAAGACAGAGAATGCTGACCCTATAGATGTTGTTAAGGCTGCAGTGGCTAAATTGATCACAGAATGTGAAGAATTCGTTACAGTCTTCAATAAAGCTGTGGAATGATATTTCCACACTTTATTACTATTTTGACCCATTAGTTGCTACTTTGGAAAAAGAGAAGTGACCAAACAGAAGTGAGTATATGACACTTGACGATGCTGCATTAAAGAGTTTCGGATTCATTGAACGCCCTACAAAGAATATGATCAATATCGATCCTCTGCAGACTGGAGGGATACTGACAGAGGATGCCAGACGTGCTCTGGTCGAGTGGGGAGACGGATATTCCATCTGCGATAATTGTGGAGGCGTTCTGGACCTCATCAAGAAGCCACCTGTGCAGAAATTCATCCACGAGGCCCTTCCGGAGTTCCTGGGAGTGGATGAGGTACGGATAACCCACGGTGCGCGTGAATCGAAGTTCGCTGTGATGCATGCTATTGCCCAGGAAGGCGATACGGTCATCCTTGATGGCCTTGCCCATTATTCTTCTGTTGTGGCAGCTCAACGCGCACGCCTGGAGATCAGAAAGGTCCCGCATTCGGAGAAACCAGATTATCATATCGATCCTGAAGCCTACGGCACCGCCATAGAGGAGACCATCAGCGAGACCGGGAAAGCTCCTGCTCTTGCACTGCTGACCTACCCTGATGGAAATTACGGCAATCTTGCCGATGCTAAGAAAATAGCTTCCGTCTGCCATGAGTACGATGTCCCTCTGCTCCTGAACTGTGCGTATTCCGTTGGCAGGATGCCAGTGGATGCAAAGGAGCTGGGCGTGGATTTCATTGCAGGAAGTGGTCACAAGTCCATGGCGAGCTGTGGCCCCATAGGTGTGCTTGGCGTGAACAATGACAATGGCGACTATTCCGATATTATATTCCGAAAGTCCCCCACCAACAAGAACAAGGAAATAGAACTTCTCGGCTGTACTGCCCGCAGTGCGACCCTGATGACCATGATAGCCTCGTTCCCCGAGGTTGTGAAACGCACCCGGAACTGGGGCAATGAAGTGGCCGATGCCAGATGGTTCTCCGAAAAGCTGGAAACCATGGGACTCATACAGATGGGACAAAAACCCCACAACCACGACCTGATGTTCTTCGAAGCCCCCAACCTCTACGAGATCTCCACAAGGGTCAAGAAGGGAAGGTACTTCCTCTACAAAGAACTCAAGAGCCGAAACATACACGGCATCAAAGCCGGCCTTACCAAGTTCTTCAAGCTCAGCACCTTCGAAGTCGGCAGAGAGAACCTCTCCTACATAGTAGATTCCTTCGACGAGATCATTAAGAAGTACGAGTGATGGTCTTTCATTTCTTTTCTTTTTCTGATCGAACCCAAGAGAGCCAACGCTGTTCAAATCAATTACAGAAGACCAAAACAGCTATAATACAAAACGGATAAAGGAAGATAGTACAGTGTGCGACTGTGGTTTAGTGGTATGACCTGAGCTTCCCAAGCTTAGAACCCGGGTTCGAATCCCGGCAGCCGCATTTTAGTAAGAGATTTTAAGCTATTGGATAGCTACAATATTCTTTGATTCCACAAATATGGCATTTCGGATTATTTTTTAAGCATATGCCATCTTCCAAACCAAAATAATCATCTGTCCCCATTTGTCCATATTTCACAAAAATTATATCTACGTACCTTATCGGGAATCTATTTTCATGGCTAAACTTCCTTCCATGAATTACAGTTTTTAACAATTGTTTTTCATCTTCAATTAGATTAAGTCTTTTAAAAATTCTGGCAATCACTCTGTCAGGTTTTAAAACAGGGAGCCCAATATCGGTCATAAAATGATATGAAGTAATCTCGCCCAAAAAAGCAAACCTGTATTGAATTTCTTCCTTGAACAGCATCAGATTTTCAAAGGAATTATCTATTTCGAATGAATCTACATAGCTTCTGAATGAACCATATTTTTCAACTATGCCTTTAAAGACGATTGAATTGTTCACGCATGCTAAAATTTTCTTTTTATTTTTTATCATGCTCTCATCATTAAATATCTCATTAATCCTCCCTTCATCATAATTAGATATAGTCTCAAAATCGGGAAAATGATATTTAATGATATCCAGTTTTTTTGTTACAGTTTCTGCTTTAAAACCTGAATAAAACACGACTTTTGTAAGTTTATCAAAATACTCATCATCTGATAGATCACGATTTTCATAATTTTTATATTCTCCAAATCGAATATCAAATTCTTCATCTGACAATTTGCTTTGGCTTTTTAAAGTAGATTCAACTTTACAGAAAATTTCTTTATACGAAATCATGTACTCTACTCCTAAATCTTCATAAGATCCTGATTTTGATTCTAAATCTTCCATACCATAGGAAACTATAGATAACAGTCTTAATTACTAATTTAACAAAATTAGTGGCGATTAGTAAGGGTTTCCACAATATTGAGTTAACCCACTCAATGTTAAAGAAAACCACTTTTTATAACTTTCTGCCCGGAAATTATCGGTAATTCAGGCACTTGAAACATCCACCTTTGCAACTTCCCCGAGAATTCGGGCTTGCTCCTGAGTAACCTCAAGCACCAGTTCAATAGCTTCTTTGATGTTCTCAAGTGCTTCTTCTCTAGTGTCACCCTCACTGATAGCTGCCGGAAGTTCCAGACAACGTGCAGTAAATCCACCTTCTTCTGCTGCCTCAAGAGCTATTGTGTATTTCATAATTACTCATCGTTGTTTCTGGTACATTAAAATTAATCCAAACAGCATCTCTTTGTGAACCCTGCCAACAAGAACCTAGATATTTTCTATTTCAATCCGATAGACCTTTTGAGAGCCACTCAAATTGGCTTTTTGCTTTAATCTAAAACGGCTAAATAGTCAGTTCTTTATAAATTTAGAGTTATTTTGGAGTTAAAATTCAATTCTACGCACAGCATGTCGGAGATATAAGTAAGTCAATTTTTTTGTACGCTAGATTGACAATAATAACTGTATGAACATTTTACATATTACTCATTTTACTCATTTTCTAGTTTGTTTAGTAATTTTCAAATTTATTCCTATAAGTTACATTAAAAAAGCCACTGAATATTATATAAACACAGATACAATTCAAACATTTTATATACTACTGAACAGTTACCAATTAGTGTTCGGTTCAGTTGAACATAACGCTATTGATTCCATTTATAGAAATAAAGTATGTAGTCTGATGAATAAAATTTCAATTCCGATGCTATAAGTATATGAAAATGAAGGTGCTTTTTATGAATAAAAGAAATCAAACGTTAATGGTTGTCACAGCAATCATTATTCTCATAGTTATTTCGGCTTTCTCAATTAATTCGAATGATGAAGAACAGACACCGACCTCCATCATCATATCTGCATCAGCGGTGTTAACTGAAGTTTTCACAGATATGGAAGAAGAGTTTGAAGCTGAAAATCCTGATATAGATGTCATAATGAACTTTGCAAATGCTGGTTCTCTAAGGATGCAAATTGAAGGAGGGGGACCTATAGATGTGTATGCTCCAGCAGATAGAGTCCAAATGGATATTCTGACTTCTGCTGGGTTCGTTTACAACGATTCCCGGAAAGACTTTGCAGGTAGCTACCTTGTGATAATAGTTCCAAAAGGTAATGTTCTTAACATAACAACAATGGAGGACCTTTCAAAGCCTGAAGTAAAAAGGATAGCGTTCACCGATACAGAGGCTTCAACAGTGGGTAAGTATGCAAAGCAATCGCTTATTGAAAAAGGCCTATGGAATAGCGTGCAAAATAAGATGATAATAGGTGACACGGTAAAAAATGCGATGGTTCATGTAGAGAGAGGAGAAGTTGATGCCGGATTTGTCTTCATGACAGATGTCAAGACTGCAAAACCAGATACCATAGAATTGATAACTTCTGTACCGATGAGTGAAACTATTAATTATCCCATAGCTGTAGTTACATCAACCCAACACCAGAAAGAGTCTCAGAGATTCGTCGATTTTGTTACGGGAGAAAAAGGTAGCTCAATATTGGAACAATACGGTTTTACAATTCCAAAACATGATTTAGAAGGTGCCTAATAAGGCCCTTCTTTGTGGTTATCCGGATTTCCTGCAATACAACGTTTTTCACTAAATAACGATAAAGCTTCAAATATATTAATTTTTTTAGGTTTATTCAAAATGATCTATAGTTCTATTGTAGTGCTTTCATTATCCCCTTAACATTCTTTGACTTAAAGTTCAAATTCCCTCCTTTTGCTTTTTTCTTCAAATCATCCAAAGCACTCCTATGTTTAATTCCAATCTCTCTTGCTGCATCAGGAGTGAGATTCAGGATTAAATCATAGACTTACTTCTAATCAACAAATACCTGAGACTGTTGAACAACCAATTCCTGTTCATCAATATTGTTAGCTTCTTTTCCAATGCAAACCACACCATCAGCATGAACATGTTCTCTTTCAAGAACTCCAACCTCACAATTGAACTTAGATTCAAGATGGTCCACATACTGCATTATTGTCCTGCTTAATGGCTTGAAATAATGAGATCCTTTCTTAATCTCACTAGTTCCATAATCAATAAACAGTTCATAAACAATACTCAGAGGATTATTAAAAAAAGGAGCTAAATGCTTGACTGCCGTCCCGATTTATTCAAGTGCCTGGAATCCTACAAGATAAAAATTGAATGGCTTGATCTGGTATTTCCAATCCTTACCAATATTAATTCCCTTAAACCTTCTCAAAACATTAGCATTTGAAACGGTAAGTTTTGAGATAGCATACAATCCTGAATACTTCTCTTCAATATCCAATTCAGAGATCGTTCCATAATGAACTTTGAGAATATCTTCCCAGATCTCAGCTTGCCAATCCTCAACATCTTTTGGAAATAGATTAGTAAAATACCAAGTCCAATTTTTTGATTGTTTAATAATATGGTAGCATTTTATAAAATTTATTCATGAAGATTTATTCAATTTTCACAAATTCTACATAATTACTTGATATTTTGATAGCTGAATCGAACATGTTTCCATCACGATTGATCTTCCTGATGTATTCGAGTTTCTCTTTACCCATATCAGCCTTATCTAATATTCTAATAACACAACCAATCAAAGCATTGATGTCATTAGTTTCACCGTAAAAAGTACATTTTGGTTTATCGCACATTATAGATCCCACAACAAATATAATAAAATGAATGAACGTTTATTCACCTATTCACAAATGAAAAAGAAATCTTTACCAATTACCATAAACCTTAAAAAAAGGTTTATTGTATATGGTGTACTCCACCTTTAATGTGGTTTGTATCAAATTACATTAAAGCAAATTCTCACAAGCAATTAATAATCATTATTTAGGAAAGAAAAATTGTGATAGTTACAATACCTAAAAAATTGAATTATTTTCAAATGATTTATTAATTTTTGAGAGAATAAAAAGTAAGAATGGAAAACCAAAACGTGGTCTTCCAATCACGTGCTTAATTAACTATTAAGAGTAGTAATTAAACTACTTCGCCAAATGCAAATTTTCGAGCTACTTTGGTGACCTTGATTGTCACTTCGTCACCGACAGAGGTGTTAGGTACAAAAATTACAAAGCCGCTTACTCTTGCGATTCCATCGCCTTCTCTTGCGGTATCTTCAATTGTTACGTCGTATGATTCGCCAGCTTCTACTGGAGCAGTTGATTCCATGTTGTTGAACAAATATTTCACTTCCTTTAAACTGCTTAAAAAGATAATAACCAGCTAGTAAACATACGAAAAAATAGTAAATACAATTAAGGAAATACCATCTAGACCTATAATTTAGTAAATTAGTTTTAAACTCTAAAAGCAATCTTA includes:
- the modA gene encoding molybdate ABC transporter substrate-binding protein; its protein translation is MNKRNQTLMVVTAIIILIVISAFSINSNDEEQTPTSIIISASAVLTEVFTDMEEEFEAENPDIDVIMNFANAGSLRMQIEGGGPIDVYAPADRVQMDILTSAGFVYNDSRKDFAGSYLVIIVPKGNVLNITTMEDLSKPEVKRIAFTDTEASTVGKYAKQSLIEKGLWNSVQNKMIIGDTVKNAMVHVERGEVDAGFVFMTDVKTAKPDTIELITSVPMSETINYPIAVVTSTQHQKESQRFVDFVTGEKGSSILEQYGFTIPKHDLEGA
- a CDS encoding exosome complex RNA-binding protein Csl4, producing MNSLGEKPEVEEEVLSTASEKVNVAEKKVEKRKTEVTKTDKEDDHVEEEQHGDKVLVMPGDIIGTTEEFEAGANTYNVRGDIHSLATGFVMVNNKRRMISVKPTTSMPPTIKKGDILIGTVVNVRDSMALVQIEGIKGVVDRQFIKPGIAAIHVSNVKESYVKEMSKEFAVADVVKAKVINLENMRMTTSGNELGVMVSTCANCGSTLKKDDQVLKCPECGRTESRKISSDYGTGII
- the hpt gene encoding hypoxanthine/guanine phosphoribosyltransferase; the encoded protein is MLEVLQESLRKAPIVIRGEYPYFIHPISDGIPSLEPELLDEIADHMIDIAGKDYDRIVSIEAMGIPLATVLSMKTGKPMSIVRKRQYGLEGEVILSQSTGYSKGELYINGISKGETVLVVDDVISTGGTLKALLPALENMGANICNVIVVISRGDGAAKMSDMGYNVNTLVKIDVDMDGVSILEVAGEQQ
- a CDS encoding DNA-3-methyladenine glycosylase I; this encodes MEDLESKSGSYEDLGVEYMISYKEIFCKVESTLKSQSKLSDEEFDIRFGEYKNYENRDLSDDEYFDKLTKVVFYSGFKAETVTKKLDIIKYHFPDFETISNYDEGRINEIFNDESMIKNKKKILACVNNSIVFKGIVEKYGSFRSYVDSFEIDNSFENLMLFKEEIQYRFAFLGEITSYHFMTDIGLPVLKPDRVIARIFKRLNLIEDEKQLLKTVIHGRKFSHENRFPIRYVDIIFVKYGQMGTDDYFGLEDGICLKNNPKCHICGIKEYCSYPIA
- a CDS encoding TRAM domain-containing protein produces the protein MESTAPVEAGESYDVTIEDTAREGDGIARVSGFVIFVPNTSVGDEVTIKVTKVARKFAFGEVV
- a CDS encoding DNA-directed RNA polymerase subunit L; the protein is MELKILEKSDDEMKMEIAGESHTLLNMLKIILLEDERVHTASYDMKHVTISEPVLFIKTENADPIDVVKAAVAKLITECEEFVTVFNKAVE
- a CDS encoding type II toxin-antitoxin system HicB family antitoxin, with the translated sequence MKYTIALEAAEEGGFTARCLELPAAISEGDTREEALENIKEAIELVLEVTQEQARILGEVAKVDVSSA
- the dph2 gene encoding diphthamide biosynthesis enzyme Dph2, with the translated sequence MSSSEPFNFQIDYIIEVIRKVQPEMIGLQFPEGFKRRSPAIASEISEATGVEIIISANPCYGACDLDIPILENVDLLFHFGHAQLDDNRYSDKVIFIETRSDADVKGVVVKALEELQGKKVGLLTTVQHVHKLPEVREILENNGKVVAIGRGDSKIAYAGQVLGCNFSVADDLDCEEFLYIGSGGFHPLGVSLATGKRVLIADPFSKDVREVDPSLIMRQRSAAIAKSLDAESFGIIVSSKPGQYRMELARELKGLAEEKGKTAYILILDLITPDQMLQFKVDAFVSTACPRLAVDEVGRFSAPMLTPQEFEIVLGKREWEDMVFDEIRGD
- the pscS gene encoding O-phospho-L-seryl-tRNA:Cys-tRNA synthase; this encodes MTLDDAALKSFGFIERPTKNMINIDPLQTGGILTEDARRALVEWGDGYSICDNCGGVLDLIKKPPVQKFIHEALPEFLGVDEVRITHGARESKFAVMHAIAQEGDTVILDGLAHYSSVVAAQRARLEIRKVPHSEKPDYHIDPEAYGTAIEETISETGKAPALALLTYPDGNYGNLADAKKIASVCHEYDVPLLLNCAYSVGRMPVDAKELGVDFIAGSGHKSMASCGPIGVLGVNNDNGDYSDIIFRKSPTNKNKEIELLGCTARSATLMTMIASFPEVVKRTRNWGNEVADARWFSEKLETMGLIQMGQKPHNHDLMFFEAPNLYEISTRVKKGRYFLYKELKSRNIHGIKAGLTKFFKLSTFEVGRENLSYIVDSFDEIIKKYE
- a CDS encoding ATP-binding protein, whose product is MSFTNIAGTIKEVPKPIERKRTTFDDIKKIATKTKRVMYPISGIVGQEMMLRALILNAINPSIGGVLVRGQKGTAKSTAVRGLAEILPDIEVIDGCQYNCDPLDPNTFCWECVDKQRKGQIKVEKIPMKVVDLPVGATEDRVVGSLDIEKAVKEGTQAFEPGILANANRNILYVDEINLLDDFVVDALLDAAAMNVNTVEREGISVSHPANFIIVGSMNPEEGELRPQLLDRIALQVEVEGITDIEQRVEIIERRNKFNDDPQGFRRDFESEQDKLRTKIIKAKQAIARISATRDNLRTIAKICVAFNVDGHRADIMIERTARTNAAYEGRERITNEDIIEAAEMVLPHRMRKKPFEEEEFSAEQLRAVVNGTV
- a CDS encoding METTL5 family protein, producing the protein MKQRKLEIVLEKVKGFENPDITLEQYPTPALLAAEMLHFAFMKGDLEGTVYDLGCGTGMLAIGAAMLGAEKVVGFDSDSGALDIARENAEIFGVDVEFECKDIRQVRGHADTVVMNPPFGAQVKGSDRPFLKTAMRVADVTYSIHNSGSLAFVKKFIQPAIITEWYNTGFPIKRTFKFHKKDVERIEIEIYRIITDNCQSDKN